AAAGCACGCGCTTTTTGTGGGTAAGCTTCTCGTGAAGTTACTCGCAAAAATGCCACTGAAGCATATAAACTGTTTCGTGGGTAGCTGTTTCTCGCGAGATAGTCGCGAAAGTCTTTGTATGAATTTTagtgttttcttatttttgccATCCTCATTTTCGTGGGAATAGCTAACTTGCGACTTACTTGCGAAAATGCCTCTAAAAGAGTTTTTCGATAAAAACAAGAAATTgacattttgaacaaaaactctAAACACACAAAAGtataaaaacattttcaaaaacatataaaatactcaaaatctTTTCGGGTTTGATCAACAAGCAATTgagtatacacatcacatttgaacacgTACAATTATACAAATGGAATAAGCATTCATTGAATATTAGActagtgtgttgtgtgtgtgcaTCAAGTACGAACTAGTCTATACTCTAGtatgaagcttcaatgatcaattcaatcaagtcatacacttATAGTACAAAGTCAAGTGACCTATCTCACTTgaagaaatgaacatatatgaccccTCACCAATGTGATTACAATAGATTGAAAGCTTTTCATTTAGCTTCCATTTTTCACACTTTTGATCAAATACAACTTAGATTTTGAGAAGAATTGCCATAAACATTTTGATATAACTTTGACAAATATGAGCCTTTGGCTTTGGCACcatatattttaatacaaatcgctttctctttttcctagtcaaatattAGTTAGTGCGATGGCTTTTTCAGcttaatatcttttttcaaGATAGACATTTGTAGAGCtcttaaaaaagataaaaaaatgtatgatgagatatatagacacaagtctactCATGTACCAAGATCAagcaagactattgaccaatcattcatgacaagcttgaagatctatttacaacaatcaaaatGTAAATTTCTAGATGTCGCTCACACTTATaaaatgtgcatacataacaagttgctcgtaaatgcactatgcCATTAGTACGGAGATACTAGGCCAAACTCTCATGTGATATACATaacacaagcgatcaaactttttgagatttttaactttttatgggtttttgaattttttaacacacTCAAAAATAGAATAAgcaaagtaagatcaacaaaaacaacgagcaaaatcatgaaaaagaaacatgctataaaCCAGAAGCAATGAAACAAGAAGATTGCATATGTCGTGATGCATGAAACTATAACCCTAATACGTtagaagtattaatgcatgggtATAGAATGATTATGCATGACTACCTTTCTTTACCCACACTGTATGAGTGTTTAGGGTGAGATCCTTAGATGAAGGGGTACGACTGACATAACTCTCAAACCTCGGGGTGAAGCTAGTAAGGCATAAATGTTCTTTAACATCTCCATAACATCTCCAATGAGTTGtccctcattttctcctttAACTTGTGTTCCATTTGGCATTCTTCTTGCATTGTCTTGGCCATGCATAGAATTAGCCCTCTTAAGTGCATGAAACTTGAAGCAATTTGGCCTTGTGTGCCTTCGCAcgccacaatgatgacaaaaatgTTTCACTTAAGGTCCCCTTTGACTTTTgggtaatgacttccctttatcCTTTGGTTTTGCACCAATGGTTCTATTTGCAACAACAGGGATCTCAATCTTAGGTTTCACCTCTTTGAgtttctttacatttttggcCGACACAAGCCTCACTTCCTTCTTGCGTTCATTGCTTGAGCTTTCTTCACCGGTATAGCCTAGACCGGTCTTGTCATGTGAAGATTTTTGAGAAGATAGCACGTTGTCAAGTTTCTTGGTGGAAATGCACTCTACTTTGACGTTTGCTTGAATAATTTCAAGTTaaagaaacttgatttttgaatAGGCTTCCACCAATTCTCCCTTAAGTCCTTCAACTTCACATTTTGTCTCCTTAATTTGCACAAGTGTGCACCTATActcttcttcaattttattcATCTTCTTAACAACATTGTTTGCAACCTTGGCATATTTTCCACAATCTTCTAGCAATGCATCATACACTTCTTGAAGGTTCTTCTCACCTTCATTGAGGCACACATCctcatcttcctcatcttcaACTTCCCCACCTTCGGAATGTACATCAAGCTCATCAGCCAAGTTGCTCAAATCATCCCTAGAGTCAACCATGGTAATTGCCATGAAAGTTGAATAGTTTCCCTAACTATCACACTCTCCTTCTGcatcaaaatttgagattttggaATCGCTAAGGGTAGTGGCAAACACTTTACCCTTTCCTCTCAAATAGtttggacattctttcttgagATGTCCATGACCGTTACATTCATAGCACACTATTCCTTGAGTGGATGGAGAATCCTTCTCGTctttcttcttgaactccttctTATCACCTTTTGAGGTTGAAAATTTTCCTTAGCCAAAAGACTTCCCACCGTTCATCATCTTGAGAAATTTCCAGAAGTTCTTTGCAAGAAATGCCACCTCCTTCTCCACCTCATCTTCTTCAGAGGAATCATTTGTTCTCTCATTTATAGTTTTGAGAGCAAGTGATTTATTGGACTTGTGAGGAGGCAGTCCGAGCTCATAGGTTTGGAGAGATCTAATGAGTTCTTGAATCTTTATCTCATCCAAATCTTTACTCCCCTTAATGGCTGTGACCTTAGCCTGGAAGCTTTCAGGTAAAGATCTCAAAATCTTCCTTACCATCTTAGCATCTTCAATCTTCTCCCCAAGATTGAGCTTGGTAGTCACTATCTCGTTGAGTCTTCCATAGAAGGAATCAAACGACTCATCGTCACTCATCTTTACTTCTTCAAATCGAGTAGTGAGCATTTGAAGCTTAGTGTCTTTGACCTTCTTGGTACCTTCGTAGGTCGTCTCAAGAATGATCCACGCCTCCTTGGCGGTATTCACATGCGAAATCCTATGGAACTCATCAATAGAAACAACATAGAAAATAGCGTTAATCGCTTTGCTATTGGCGTTTGCCAAAGCAAGCAGCCTTATCCCATTCGGATTTGGCGGTAGTGGGTCTAACATACCCATTCTCAACGGAATTCCATACCGTTTCATCAATAGCACAAAGAAAAGCACGAATACGtactttccaaaaagcataattactccCATCAAAGAATGTAGGAGCATTAAGAGATTGAGATCGATCCATCTCACttggggtctaggatcacattAGGATAATGAAATCCGATAAGtataaaacacaagagcttgtttaaaatcctaaattaaaattacggctagattgcttttactctaacttagactaagtgcggaataagaATAAATGAGCGCAAACAACCGATAACACTACCCTAAGTcatattcatccattatcaacaATATAAAGTAAAGTttaagagtagggaagagagatgcaaacataagataacaccgagacgtgttattgaagaggaaatcgaagaacttgGCAAAAAATCTTTCTGCCGCCCTCTAagtggtaatcgatccactagagaataaagttggattacatgaataacaaaagaccctctaagcttagtctacccaatgtacttgagccctccaagtttctgcTACCAACTGGCTTCTcagaaccttgtcttctctagctttcccgAATCCTGCAATACACCAGATTGCATCTGCCAATGATTGGctccttccaatacttcccagcagcacGAAAAGCTCACTTGACATTCAGATTGGGtatggtaagtgtttgggctatcaacatCTCAAGGATTTAgagtataacaatctctaactctcaagtgtgtattctagggttttctctcttaaaagCACTCTTtacaatatgtgggtaatgagggtatatatagtgtgggtaaagaattGGTAAAACAAACATGACAAATTAGctaaacagaatgtttcgcgagtatTTCGCAGGAAGCCCTTCCTCGTGAGAGACTTCGCAAAAACTCCAGGCTGCcatgactcttcacattccagtcatgtgctctacaCGTAGCTACTTTGCGGGTTAGCTTTTCACGAGCTTCTCGGAAAATTCACTTGTTCTTCgttttaagcttgagtcttcacactctctcacacttagtccttacaattaaaaacccacataaatacaAGGAAAAATTCGCATTCCAGTCACGTGCTCTACACGTGGCTACTTCGCGAGTTAGCCTCTCACGAGCTTTTCGCGAAATTCACTTGTTCTTCGTTTTAAGCTTGAGTTTTCACAGTCTCTCACACTTAGCCCTTACAATTAAAAACCCcacataaatacaagaaaaaaaaatgattgaataaaattacaatcaaatttggtacggaattaaagccaacacaaaatagttgtaaattacaactatATAATACTTATATATAACTATTAGACACGAGCTAATGTTCACTTCGCGATATTAGTCTTGATTACTGTTGAAATTATTTACCAATCAAccaaatgatataaaaaatataaaagataaaaatttgcttaattagggtctatttgggatTCGTTtgttttgctgaaactaaattttttttgctgaaagtactatagataaaggtaaaagttagttgaaatagtacaatgagacccatgaatagtacaaaaaagtgtagtggggtccatgaatagtagcaaaaataagctaaatagtaaaataagctggcaaaaaataagctaTCCAAACGGACACTTAGTACCCGTTTGGGTACAGCTGAAATAGACCTACGTCTGTATTTCagcattttccctttttttttttttttttgagaacatgCACTGGTGCGTTTCTGTCTTTtccagtgggtcccgtgcactgttcacgggacccacaaacctctttttttaccaaaactttaattaaaaatgggtctaTTGGCACTaatcacacatttaaaaattattttgttacagtgtttttagtttttagcaaaataagcgatatccaaacacacccttagtaTGCAAATATTTCTACACATATGctatgttaagaatataaagtgagagagagaaagactgaatagtctgtatattctatgtaaataataatgtacaatagagaacCTTATATAGGTTAAGTAtgagtgcagtacaagtaatatgagtaaactacaagtacatTGTAGTaggctaagcccaatgggttaatctagtctaagctatacattaacatcccccctcaaactcgaggtggcaaggaggaagccaactggagtttggatataagatcttAAAGATGACCATGCGGGTGACTCTTAGTGAAGATATTAGTAGGTTGGTCAACAAAGGAGATGGAGAACAACTTGAGATTGCCTTTCTTAAGATGTTGGCGAGTGATGTGGCAGTTAATCTTAATGTGCTTGGTGCGTTtatggaagacatcattatgagcattgtagatagcactacgattgttacaataaagaggagtggcaGTGGGCTATGgagcatccatgtcagccaaGAGCCAGCAAAGCCAGACAAGCTCGCATGTGGTGTCGGCAAGGGCACGATACTTAGCCTCAGTACTGGAACGGGAAACAACATCCTGCTTCTTGCTACGCCATGAGACAAGAGAAGTACCCAACAGGAAATAGAAACCTGTGATAGAGCATTGATCAGTTGGATCACTTGCCTAGTCTGCATTTGAATAAGCATGAAGCTTGAGAGAAGACCGAGAGGAGTAGTGTGgaccatgataaagtgtgccCTTGACATATCGGAGAATCCGAAGAACGGCAGCATAGTGGACAGAACGAGGGGTATCCATGAACTTACTAACCATACCCATAACATGTGAAATATCCGGACGAGTAACAGTGAGATAGATCAGACTACCATCCAACTGACGATAGCGAGTAGCATCGGAAATAGGTTCACCATCCAAGGGTGTGAGCTTTGCATTGTATTCCAAGGGAGTAGAAACAGTCTTGTTGTCGGTGATGCCGGCTTTAGAGAGAAGATCAGAAGCATATTTTGCTTGGGAAAGATAGTATCCATCAAAGGATGAGGTAACCTCAAGTCTAAGAAAGTAGCTGAGAGTGcccagatctttcatctcaaaatgctgACTAAGGAAGTGCTAAAGAGAGCGGATACCTGCAGAATCATTTCcagtaataatcatatcatcaacataaagaagaataagagtgataCCAGCAGAGGATCTTCAGACAAAGAGTGCAGTGTCATGAGGACTCGAAGTGAAACCCTACTGAGCAACAActgagctaaacttttcaaaccaagctcGAGGAGCCTGCTTGAGGCCTTAAAGAGCATGGCGAAGGCGACAAACTTGACGGCCTAAGTGTGGATAGCTAGGGGGTGGTTGCATGTACACTTCTTCTTGGAGGTCACCATTGAGAAAagcattcttcacatccatttgataaagaggccaaCGGCGAACAGCAGTCACAGCAATGAGACATCTGTTGAATGATACAAGGCTC
This genomic stretch from Quercus lobata isolate SW786 chromosome 3, ValleyOak3.0 Primary Assembly, whole genome shotgun sequence harbors:
- the LOC115981055 gene encoding uncharacterized protein LOC115981055 — translated: MKDLGTLSYFLRLEVTSSFDGYYLSQAKYASDLLSKAGITDNKTVSTPLEYNAKLTPLDGEPISDATRYRQLDGSLIYLTVTRPDISHVMGMVSKFMDTPRSVHYAAVLRILRYVKGTLYHGFYFLLGTSLVSWRSKKQDVVSRSSTEAKYRALADTTCELVWLCWLLADMDAP